A genomic region of uncultured Paludibaculum sp. contains the following coding sequences:
- a CDS encoding xanthine dehydrogenase family protein subunit M has protein sequence MQPFEYASPKTLKEALALLGSGWGDAAVLAGGTDLLSLMKDGVVAPKRVVNIKEIAELKGISKTATGVRIGAAVTVDELLSNATVRTALPALTQAAQGITSPQIRNMGTVGGDLCQRPRCWYFRAGFGLLPKHEGTDLIEEGDNRYHAIFGDGAAKFVSASSFGPALVALGAKVKLASAGGTREVEAAKFFVAPTNNDAREVALLPNEILTEILVPIKAGEKNATYEVRQKDALDWPLAAAAVTLTMKGSTVASANIVLGHVGPTPYWAEKASSMLAGKSITEETAEAAGKAAVEGAKPLSRNTYKVQLASVAVKRALLAAAGVKS, from the coding sequence ATGCAACCCTTCGAATACGCGAGTCCGAAAACGCTGAAAGAGGCCTTGGCCCTGCTGGGGTCCGGTTGGGGCGACGCGGCGGTGCTGGCCGGCGGCACCGATCTGCTGAGCCTGATGAAGGACGGCGTAGTGGCCCCCAAACGAGTGGTGAACATCAAGGAGATCGCCGAGCTGAAGGGCATTTCGAAGACCGCCACTGGCGTGCGCATCGGCGCGGCGGTGACGGTGGACGAACTGCTCTCCAACGCGACCGTCCGCACGGCCCTGCCTGCACTAACACAGGCCGCGCAGGGCATTACCAGCCCCCAGATCCGCAATATGGGGACCGTGGGCGGCGACTTGTGCCAGCGACCTCGCTGCTGGTACTTCCGAGCGGGCTTCGGTCTGCTGCCGAAACACGAAGGCACCGATCTGATCGAGGAAGGCGACAACCGCTACCACGCCATCTTCGGCGACGGAGCGGCCAAGTTCGTCTCAGCCTCGAGCTTTGGTCCTGCCCTGGTGGCCTTGGGCGCCAAGGTGAAGCTGGCCTCGGCCGGCGGCACCCGCGAAGTCGAGGCGGCGAAGTTCTTCGTCGCGCCGACCAACAACGACGCCCGGGAAGTGGCTCTTCTGCCAAACGAGATTCTGACTGAGATTCTCGTGCCCATCAAGGCCGGCGAGAAGAACGCCACCTACGAAGTGAGGCAGAAGGATGCGCTGGACTGGCCGCTGGCGGCCGCGGCGGTCACCCTGACCATGAAAGGTTCCACCGTCGCATCGGCGAACATCGTGCTCGGCCACGTGGGCCCAACGCCCTACTGGGCTGAAAAAGCCTCCAGCATGCTGGCCGGTAAGTCCATCACGGAAGAGACGGCCGAGGCCGCGGGCAAAGCCGCGGTGGAGGGAGCAAAGCCCCTCAGCCGCAATACGTATAAGGTGCAACTCGCGTCGGTAGCGGTGAAGCGCGCCTTGCTGGCCGCAGCCGGCGTGAAGAGCTGA
- a CDS encoding (2Fe-2S)-binding protein gives MSEIRDPENREKRKGRGFSRRGFMQGIGVSGAVAPALLPEQAQAQTPPGVMGPGAVAITLNINGKPVKATVEPRETLLDTLRNHLDMTGAKRVCDRGTCGACSVLVNGKVSYACSILAIDAQGKQITTIEGFAMSGGKPHAVVQAFVNNDAQQCGYCTPGFVVASKAFLDHNPNPTYEQVKDGLGGNLCRCGTYVGVRKAVLEAAKMMKGGSRA, from the coding sequence GTGAGTGAAATCCGAGATCCCGAGAATCGGGAAAAGCGAAAAGGCCGCGGTTTCTCCCGCCGCGGATTCATGCAGGGCATCGGTGTCAGCGGAGCCGTTGCACCGGCTCTTCTTCCTGAGCAGGCTCAGGCTCAGACGCCGCCGGGCGTCATGGGACCGGGCGCGGTAGCGATCACCCTGAACATTAACGGAAAACCGGTGAAGGCAACGGTAGAGCCGCGTGAGACGCTGCTCGACACGCTGCGCAACCATCTCGATATGACCGGCGCAAAGCGCGTGTGCGATCGCGGCACGTGTGGCGCCTGTTCCGTCCTCGTCAATGGCAAGGTGTCGTATGCGTGCTCCATTCTGGCCATCGACGCCCAGGGCAAGCAGATCACCACGATTGAGGGCTTCGCCATGTCAGGCGGCAAACCGCATGCTGTCGTGCAGGCCTTCGTGAACAACGATGCCCAACAGTGCGGCTACTGCACGCCCGGTTTTGTTGTGGCCTCCAAGGCCTTCCTCGACCACAACCCGAATCCTACCTACGAACAGGTAAAAGACGGTCTGGGCGGAAACCTCTGCCGCTGCGGCACCTACGTCGGTGTGCGCAAGGCCGTACTGGAAGCCGCGAAGATGATGAAGGGGGGTTCGCGTGCCTAA
- a CDS encoding xanthine dehydrogenase family protein molybdopterin-binding subunit produces MPNYSWPPMASRKVMGQRLSRLDGIEKAAGRAKYNSDLNKPGMLHAVLLTCPHAHAKLKSIDTSAAEQHAGVAAVRVITQVGTEIQWAGWEVAVVAADSELAAHDAVGKIKVEYDVMPHVVIENDLKKVQTRAKPAGEQLEGDPDQALKDADVTLDGTYGIPTLTHCCLETHGQVIGWGADGKVEFNPSTQSVTSIRGDLARLLSIPATDIHVHQDHIGGGFGSKFQPDRWGIEAAQLSKTAGGKPVKLFLERSTELMIAGCRPSGFLNVKLGAKKDGTITAWQSESWASGGIGGGGSPPIPYVFTKIPNRRQNHTAVSLNTAPIRAWRAPNHQQASYLTCAPLEDLAAKLKMDPLQLFLKNANLTPREDTYVRQLNKAAELSDWKKLWHPRGDAGKGPIKRGLGIGVNTWGGAGHDSTARTTIHPDGTVEVELGSQDLGTGTRTIIAQVAAETLGLRVPDIRVKIGDTNYPPSGTSGGSTTVGGVTSSTRKATVNALDKLIAEVAGALGAPAEELIAVDGKIQVKGNAAKSLTWKAACQKLGVKTISETGQNVPREAPKEGLNTGGVGGVQIADVSVDVETGVVKMNKLVAVQDIGLVVNPKTAESQVFGACIMSICGALMEERIMDAATGRMLNADMEFYKLAGIKDIGEIVVHFEIDELNDKRGVIGLGEPPAIGGIAAISNAVANAIGTRVPTVPMTPMHVLDALSGRNS; encoded by the coding sequence GTGCCTAACTACAGTTGGCCGCCAATGGCCAGCCGCAAGGTGATGGGCCAGCGCCTCAGCCGTCTGGATGGCATCGAGAAGGCCGCCGGCCGTGCGAAGTACAACTCCGATCTGAACAAGCCAGGCATGCTGCATGCCGTGCTTCTCACCTGTCCCCACGCCCATGCGAAGCTGAAGTCCATCGACACCAGCGCCGCCGAACAGCATGCAGGCGTGGCCGCAGTGCGCGTGATCACACAAGTTGGCACTGAGATCCAGTGGGCGGGCTGGGAAGTGGCCGTTGTAGCCGCCGACAGCGAGCTCGCCGCCCACGACGCCGTCGGGAAGATTAAGGTCGAATACGACGTGATGCCCCATGTCGTCATCGAAAACGACCTCAAGAAAGTGCAGACGCGCGCCAAGCCGGCGGGCGAACAACTGGAAGGCGATCCGGACCAGGCGTTGAAGGACGCCGACGTGACCCTGGACGGAACGTACGGTATTCCCACCCTCACGCACTGCTGCCTGGAAACGCACGGCCAGGTGATCGGCTGGGGCGCGGACGGCAAAGTGGAGTTCAATCCCTCGACGCAGTCCGTCACCAGCATTCGTGGTGATCTTGCCCGGCTGCTGAGCATCCCCGCCACGGACATCCACGTCCATCAGGACCATATTGGCGGCGGCTTTGGGTCGAAGTTCCAACCCGACCGTTGGGGCATCGAAGCCGCGCAGCTCTCCAAGACCGCTGGCGGCAAGCCGGTGAAGCTCTTCCTGGAGCGCTCGACCGAACTGATGATCGCGGGCTGCCGGCCTTCCGGCTTCCTGAACGTGAAGCTCGGCGCCAAGAAAGACGGAACGATCACCGCGTGGCAAAGCGAAAGCTGGGCCTCGGGCGGCATCGGCGGCGGCGGATCTCCGCCCATTCCATATGTCTTCACGAAGATTCCGAACCGGCGGCAGAACCATACGGCCGTCAGTCTGAATACGGCCCCCATCCGCGCCTGGCGCGCTCCGAACCACCAGCAGGCATCCTATCTCACGTGCGCTCCGCTGGAGGATCTGGCAGCCAAGCTCAAGATGGATCCGCTGCAACTCTTCCTGAAGAACGCCAACCTCACACCCAGGGAAGACACCTATGTGCGGCAGTTGAACAAGGCCGCCGAACTGTCCGACTGGAAGAAACTGTGGCATCCGCGCGGCGATGCGGGCAAAGGGCCCATCAAGCGCGGTTTGGGCATCGGCGTGAACACGTGGGGCGGCGCGGGTCACGACTCCACCGCGCGCACGACCATCCATCCCGACGGCACCGTGGAAGTCGAACTCGGTTCGCAGGATCTGGGTACCGGCACTCGCACGATCATCGCGCAGGTGGCGGCCGAGACCTTGGGTTTGCGGGTTCCGGATATCCGCGTCAAGATCGGCGATACGAACTATCCCCCGTCTGGCACCTCCGGCGGATCCACCACGGTAGGCGGAGTCACTTCGTCCACCCGCAAGGCGACCGTCAACGCACTAGATAAGCTGATCGCCGAAGTCGCGGGCGCTCTGGGCGCTCCGGCGGAAGAACTGATAGCGGTCGACGGCAAGATCCAGGTGAAGGGCAACGCAGCAAAGAGCCTGACCTGGAAGGCCGCGTGTCAGAAACTAGGCGTCAAGACCATCTCGGAAACGGGCCAGAACGTGCCGCGCGAGGCACCAAAGGAAGGCCTGAACACGGGCGGCGTGGGCGGCGTGCAGATTGCCGACGTCAGCGTCGACGTGGAGACCGGCGTGGTGAAGATGAACAAACTGGTGGCCGTGCAGGACATCGGCCTGGTCGTCAATCCGAAGACGGCGGAGAGCCAGGTGTTCGGCGCCTGCATTATGTCGATCTGCGGCGCGCTGATGGAAGAGCGCATCATGGATGCGGCAACCGGGCGCATGCTCAATGCTGATATGGAGTTCTACAAGCTGGCCGGCATCAAGGATATCGGCGAGATTGTGGTGCACTTCGAGATCGATGAACTGAACGACAAGCGTGGCGTCATCGGCCTGGGCGAACCCCCGGCCATTGGCGGCATTGCGGCCATCTCCAACGCGGTGGCCAACGCGATCGGTACACGCGTGCCCACGGTGCCCATGACACCGATGCACGTGCTGGACGCGCTGAGTGGGAGGAACTCCTGA
- a CDS encoding bifunctional YncE family protein/alkaline phosphatase family protein, protein MKLGPWLVAGGLCLAGAAYVTAEATGVFAVLASTVRGGKQPGGVYLIPTTQLLHPWGDPVTIAGRPVDLAFDRDKKVLAVLNTRGVLFYDGTAASLLGEAKSKSTSYAGLAFRPGTREVWASEATRNGPDGLLIITLDDRGVPRKEERIALAPHPLPIGIAFSRDGATAYVAFSRNNTLAEIDTATRKVKREIPVGVAPFHVALEPRSGRVFVSNRGGRRPKPGDVLAPSSGSKIASDPVTGSSVSGTLTVIDPDGSEPKEVAVGLAPSGLALRGDGKELAVANGHSDSVTLVDTATLKTREVRIPSYPDGTRGSIPSNVAYSPDGQTMYVLCGGTNSVTVVRKGKVEGALPTGWFPSAITIDAAGGLRVVSIKGTGNTALPNGNFNSRAYEGLLQTMPAPGKAQWLAGLREVKAANQPKFTPAGGVENLRSLGIQHVFFIIKENRTYDQVFGDIAKANGDPKLAIYGGDVTPNHHALAERYVVLDNFLTSSSISFDGHQWLMMAFVSDYTQRAFAASPRGYAWDMSDALTVSPAGFFFQGAAPDVKIRIFGEFCLPGKFDPATQQSEDIHERAGLGWSHYWDLYKSGKWRSEVGCSAAGLPALKPLMSPSYPQDDTVITDQIRAEEFLRELKEREKTGEMANINILTLTSDHTNGTRPGSPTPKAMVADDDLALGRIVEGISKSRFWAHSLILVVEDDAQDGLDHVDGHRTVALAIGPNIRRGVVDSNHYNQISMVKTIQELFQIPPRTVFLQNSRPMTSVFTPEAQLQPYTAIPNRIPLDQMNPPLKALNGRQRWAAQQSEAMNWADVDDIPSDTLNRILWWDAKGYDAPYPVLKAQAKR, encoded by the coding sequence GTGAAACTCGGGCCTTGGTTGGTAGCTGGTGGGCTGTGCCTGGCCGGCGCGGCTTATGTGACGGCGGAAGCGACGGGCGTATTCGCGGTGCTGGCCAGCACGGTGCGCGGGGGCAAGCAACCCGGCGGCGTGTATCTGATCCCGACCACACAATTGCTGCATCCGTGGGGCGATCCGGTGACCATCGCGGGGCGGCCAGTGGATCTGGCGTTCGATCGGGACAAGAAGGTTCTGGCCGTGCTGAACACGCGCGGTGTCCTGTTTTATGACGGCACGGCGGCCTCGCTATTAGGTGAGGCGAAGTCGAAGTCGACCTCTTACGCTGGGCTGGCCTTCCGGCCGGGCACGCGCGAAGTGTGGGCCAGTGAGGCGACGCGCAATGGTCCGGACGGGCTGCTGATCATCACGCTGGACGATCGGGGCGTGCCGCGAAAGGAAGAACGCATCGCGCTGGCGCCCCACCCGCTGCCCATCGGGATCGCCTTCTCGCGTGACGGCGCCACGGCCTATGTCGCCTTCAGCCGCAACAACACGCTGGCGGAGATCGACACAGCCACACGTAAGGTGAAGCGCGAGATTCCCGTGGGCGTCGCGCCGTTCCATGTTGCGTTGGAGCCGAGGTCCGGCCGGGTCTTTGTCTCGAATCGCGGCGGGCGGCGGCCAAAGCCTGGCGACGTGCTGGCGCCCTCCAGTGGGTCGAAGATCGCCAGCGACCCGGTGACCGGTTCTTCGGTGAGCGGGACGCTCACGGTGATCGATCCGGACGGTTCGGAGCCAAAGGAAGTGGCGGTTGGCCTCGCACCGTCTGGCCTGGCGCTGCGTGGGGACGGCAAGGAACTGGCGGTGGCCAACGGGCACTCCGACAGCGTGACCCTGGTCGACACGGCCACGCTGAAGACACGCGAGGTCCGCATTCCCAGCTATCCGGACGGCACGCGCGGCAGCATCCCGTCGAATGTCGCTTACTCACCCGATGGGCAAACGATGTACGTGTTGTGTGGCGGCACGAACTCAGTGACGGTGGTGCGCAAGGGCAAGGTGGAAGGCGCACTGCCGACGGGCTGGTTCCCGTCTGCCATCACAATCGATGCGGCTGGCGGATTGCGGGTCGTGTCCATCAAGGGCACGGGCAACACCGCGCTGCCGAACGGCAACTTCAACTCGCGGGCCTATGAGGGGCTGCTGCAAACGATGCCGGCTCCGGGCAAGGCGCAGTGGCTGGCCGGACTGCGGGAAGTGAAGGCGGCCAATCAGCCGAAGTTCACGCCGGCCGGCGGAGTCGAGAATCTGCGTTCCCTGGGCATTCAGCACGTGTTCTTCATCATCAAGGAGAACCGCACGTATGATCAGGTCTTCGGTGACATCGCCAAAGCCAACGGCGACCCGAAACTGGCGATCTACGGCGGCGATGTGACGCCCAATCACCACGCCTTGGCTGAGCGCTACGTCGTGCTGGACAACTTCCTCACCTCCAGTTCGATCAGTTTCGACGGCCACCAGTGGCTGATGATGGCGTTTGTCAGCGACTACACGCAACGGGCGTTCGCCGCCTCGCCACGCGGCTATGCGTGGGATATGAGCGACGCACTCACCGTCTCACCGGCAGGCTTCTTCTTCCAGGGCGCCGCGCCCGACGTGAAGATCCGCATCTTCGGCGAGTTCTGCCTGCCGGGCAAGTTCGACCCGGCGACGCAGCAGTCCGAGGATATTCACGAACGCGCCGGCCTGGGTTGGAGCCACTACTGGGATCTCTACAAGAGCGGTAAATGGCGCAGCGAGGTGGGGTGTAGCGCGGCCGGATTACCCGCCCTGAAGCCGCTGATGAGCCCCAGCTATCCGCAGGACGATACTGTAATCACCGATCAGATCCGCGCCGAGGAGTTTCTGCGGGAATTGAAGGAACGCGAGAAAACCGGCGAGATGGCCAACATCAACATCCTGACGCTCACGTCGGACCACACGAATGGCACGCGGCCGGGTTCGCCCACGCCCAAAGCCATGGTGGCCGACGACGACCTGGCGCTGGGGCGCATTGTGGAGGGCATCTCGAAGAGCCGCTTCTGGGCACATAGCCTGATCCTGGTGGTCGAAGACGACGCGCAGGACGGGTTGGACCACGTGGACGGTCACCGCACGGTCGCCCTCGCGATTGGGCCGAACATCCGGCGCGGCGTGGTGGACTCCAACCACTACAACCAGATCTCGATGGTGAAGACCATCCAGGAACTGTTCCAGATTCCGCCGCGGACCGTGTTCCTGCAGAACTCCCGGCCGATGACCAGCGTGTTCACGCCGGAGGCGCAGTTGCAACCCTACACGGCGATCCCGAACAGGATCCCTCTCGATCAGATGAATCCAC
- a CDS encoding carboxypeptidase regulatory-like domain-containing protein → MTISLMANAQAVNGTLLGTVTDASSASVPNVKVTLTETNTGVAKTATTNDSGNYNFPDVPPGTYSVTCEVTGFKKVTRTGVVVQVNTTSRADLVLQPGNVSEAIEVSAEAAVLQTETASTGGQLTAVHTENLPLGTNRNFQNLLNLVPGTTRASFQHSQFFNATSSLQTQVNGQMRMGNNYQIEGIDNNERTGLLQVYIPPIEAIQNVDVATSNFDAELGRAAGAVTNVMLKSGTNEIHGAAYYFMRNSALNARNYFDASVGHQAYNYYGGNAGGAIIKNKLFYFGDYLRITDHQANTNRLSIPASDLRTGDLSRSTTTIYDPASGNADGSGRTPFTGNIIPGSRINAISSKILALVPSPTSAGDTNNWFGLLPFTKDTDSMDFKMDFNPTDSDRISGRFSFQRPVIFQAPAFGLAGGAAQSAFEGTGIQKTYSAGLNYNRVFTTTLVAEFRAGVSHYHNDAQNADFGTNASEALGIPGVNVDSYSSGLVGINLNGGYSGPLVGYSASLPWKRAEANIDIANTWTKTMGNHTIKWGMDIRRVRDDLLQMQTFSPRGVYNFADGQTSIPGGKTSFMNNMASFLLDVPNQAGRDLATYYPAYRAWQDFFFIQDRWLVSPKLTVNVGLRYELYPPGTPRFKGGFSQYDPYANTLSVAGYGNVPMNLGITNHKNYFAPRIGIAYRYNDKTVIRTGMGVSYTPFPDNTYAYNYPVRANNAFNPVVASYGPAVLPDGSPATFQKGFPAPIQVAIPDNGIITTPDKNQNYVVINPNFKNPHVISWNFAIQRQLPWNLALDVTYVGNHGVNTVLNYNLNAATVLGRGTAGQPQFAAFGRTASTNLYFAGYSSMYNALQVKLDRRMGRGLIMTTSYTYGKGMAFQDGDDGGAAYYINFRRNYSRTSWDRTQTFVQSYVYTLPFGPGEKFLSSGWVGHTLGGWKVNGVLTLMSGSPMNFTYSSSALSAPGNNQSPDQVAPIQILHGIDVGNEWFSRSSFAAPYVDPTTKVSVFGNMGRYNVNGPGFFNLDFSLFKIFTLTERIKMELRAESFGVTNTPQFNNPNSTLGNANFGYITGAGGGRNMQLGAKVTF, encoded by the coding sequence ATGACAATTAGCTTGATGGCGAATGCCCAGGCTGTGAATGGCACGTTGCTTGGTACGGTCACCGACGCCAGTAGCGCCTCGGTGCCGAACGTAAAGGTGACGCTGACGGAAACCAACACAGGTGTGGCGAAGACCGCCACCACCAATGACAGCGGAAACTACAACTTCCCGGACGTGCCGCCCGGCACCTATAGCGTCACCTGCGAAGTGACCGGGTTCAAGAAGGTGACCCGCACCGGCGTTGTGGTGCAAGTGAATACCACGTCGCGCGCTGACCTGGTGCTGCAACCGGGCAACGTCTCTGAAGCGATCGAGGTCTCCGCCGAGGCAGCGGTGCTGCAAACCGAGACGGCGAGCACCGGTGGCCAATTGACGGCCGTCCACACGGAGAATCTGCCGCTTGGCACGAACCGTAACTTTCAGAACCTGCTGAATCTGGTGCCCGGTACGACCCGCGCCTCCTTCCAACACTCCCAGTTCTTCAATGCCACCAGTTCGCTGCAGACGCAGGTGAACGGCCAGATGCGTATGGGCAACAACTACCAGATTGAAGGCATCGACAACAACGAACGCACCGGTCTGCTGCAGGTCTACATCCCCCCGATCGAAGCCATTCAGAACGTCGATGTGGCGACTAGTAACTTCGACGCGGAGTTGGGGCGCGCGGCGGGCGCGGTGACTAATGTCATGCTGAAGTCGGGCACGAACGAGATCCACGGCGCCGCTTACTATTTCATGCGCAACAGCGCGCTGAATGCACGCAACTACTTCGACGCCTCTGTGGGCCACCAAGCCTATAACTACTACGGCGGGAACGCCGGCGGCGCCATTATCAAGAACAAGCTGTTCTATTTCGGCGACTATTTGCGGATCACCGACCATCAGGCGAACACAAACCGCCTGAGCATTCCAGCCAGCGACCTCCGCACTGGTGACCTAAGCCGTTCCACCACTACCATCTACGACCCCGCGTCGGGCAACGCCGACGGATCCGGCCGTACGCCGTTCACGGGCAACATTATCCCCGGCAGCCGTATCAATGCGATCTCATCCAAGATCCTGGCGCTGGTCCCAAGTCCCACTTCCGCCGGCGACACCAACAACTGGTTCGGTCTCCTGCCCTTTACCAAGGACACAGACTCGATGGACTTCAAGATGGACTTCAATCCCACCGACAGCGATCGCATTAGCGGCCGCTTCAGCTTCCAGCGGCCGGTGATCTTCCAGGCTCCGGCGTTCGGGCTGGCAGGCGGCGCGGCGCAAAGTGCGTTTGAAGGCACAGGGATCCAGAAGACCTACAGCGCGGGCCTGAACTACAACCGCGTCTTCACCACTACGCTGGTGGCAGAGTTCCGCGCCGGGGTCTCCCACTACCACAACGACGCCCAGAACGCCGATTTCGGCACCAACGCCTCAGAGGCACTGGGCATTCCCGGGGTGAACGTCGACTCGTATTCCAGCGGCCTGGTCGGCATCAACCTGAATGGTGGCTACTCCGGTCCCCTGGTCGGCTATAGCGCGAGCTTGCCCTGGAAGCGAGCCGAAGCCAACATCGACATCGCCAACACCTGGACGAAGACGATGGGCAACCACACCATCAAGTGGGGCATGGATATCCGCCGGGTACGCGACGACCTTTTGCAGATGCAGACGTTCAGCCCGCGCGGCGTCTACAACTTCGCCGACGGCCAGACCTCGATCCCTGGCGGCAAGACGAGCTTCATGAACAACATGGCCAGCTTCCTACTGGACGTGCCCAATCAGGCCGGACGCGACTTGGCCACCTATTACCCGGCTTACCGCGCCTGGCAGGATTTCTTCTTCATCCAGGACCGCTGGCTGGTCTCCCCCAAGCTGACCGTTAACGTAGGCCTGCGGTACGAGCTTTACCCGCCTGGCACGCCGCGCTTCAAGGGTGGCTTCTCGCAGTACGATCCATACGCCAACACCCTATCCGTGGCTGGCTATGGCAACGTGCCAATGAACCTGGGCATCACCAACCATAAGAACTACTTCGCTCCGCGCATCGGCATCGCCTACCGCTACAACGACAAGACGGTCATCCGCACTGGCATGGGCGTTAGTTATACGCCGTTCCCTGATAATACTTACGCCTATAACTACCCGGTGCGCGCCAACAATGCGTTCAACCCGGTGGTTGCCAGCTACGGACCCGCCGTGTTGCCCGACGGGTCGCCGGCAACCTTCCAGAAGGGCTTCCCCGCCCCAATTCAGGTGGCGATTCCCGACAACGGCATCATCACAACTCCGGACAAGAACCAGAATTACGTGGTTATCAACCCGAACTTCAAGAATCCCCACGTTATCAGTTGGAACTTTGCCATCCAGCGCCAGCTACCCTGGAATCTGGCTCTTGACGTTACCTACGTGGGCAACCATGGCGTGAATACCGTCCTGAACTACAACCTCAACGCCGCCACTGTGCTTGGCCGGGGGACGGCAGGGCAGCCGCAGTTCGCGGCCTTCGGACGGACGGCTTCGACGAACTTGTACTTCGCGGGTTACTCCTCGATGTACAACGCTTTGCAGGTCAAGCTCGACCGCCGCATGGGTAGAGGTCTCATCATGACGACCTCCTATACATATGGCAAAGGCATGGCCTTCCAGGATGGCGACGACGGTGGCGCGGCCTATTACATCAACTTCCGGCGCAACTACTCGCGGACGAGTTGGGACCGCACTCAGACCTTCGTCCAAAGCTATGTCTACACCCTACCCTTCGGACCCGGTGAGAAGTTCCTGTCCAGCGGCTGGGTGGGCCACACGCTGGGCGGATGGAAGGTCAACGGCGTGCTGACACTGATGTCGGGCTCGCCGATGAACTTCACCTACAGCAGTTCCGCCCTGTCGGCGCCCGGCAATAACCAGTCACCCGACCAGGTCGCACCCATCCAGATCCTCCACGGGATCGACGTCGGCAACGAATGGTTCAGCCGGTCGAGCTTCGCCGCCCCGTATGTCGACCCGACGACGAAGGTTAGCGTCTTCGGCAATATGGGCCGCTATAACGTGAACGGGCCCGGCTTCTTCAACCTGGACTTCTCGCTGTTCAAGATCTTCACGCTCACCGAGCGCATCAAGATGGAGCTCCGTGCGGAGTCCTTCGGCGTCACCAACACGCCGCAGTTCAACAATCCCAACTCAACGTTGGGCAATGCGAACTTCGGTTACATCACGGGCGCCGGCGGCGGACGCAACATGCAGTTGGGCGCGAAAGTCACGTTCTAG